Within Phycisphaeraceae bacterium, the genomic segment TCATCGGGTTTTCGCAAACCTCGAGTCTGCACTCGGGCTTGCGACACTCGACGCTCTCACGGCGCCGCATGGGGCATCGGATCGCGGCTGATCGATGCTCTCGCCTTGGGATTTGGTGCCGCGGCAGGGATGGTCCCTGTTCCGCGTTTCGCGCGTCGCAGAACAGGCGCCGCCACGGCGGCTTCAGGACACTCCCCTTCACCGAACACCGACAACCCACCTCCGATCGTGGAATCGGTTCGCCGACCGCGCCCGCATTCCACCGTGAACCGGTTCGCGCGGCGTAAGGTCATTGGCCTCGCACCGCTCCCCCGCTGGCCCGTGGTGTAACGGTAGCACACGAGATTTTGATTCTTAGAGTCCTGGTTCGAATCCAGGCGGGCCAATCCTCCTCACGCTGAACATCGCCTTGCCACACTCCGCCACCCATCACGCATCGCCCTCCGCCATCATCATGGCCGCCGGCAAGGGCACTCGAATGAAGAGCGACCTGCCGAAGGTCATGCATCCGGTTGCCGGGCGCCCGATGGTCGAATGGGTCATCGATGCCGCACTCGAAGCGGGTGCCGCGCCGGTCGTCCTCGTGATCGGTCATGGCGCCGAGCTGGTGCGATCGACCATCAATCGGCGCGGGGGTCGCGTCGAGTTCGTCGTGCAGGAGCCGCAACTGGGCACCGGTCACGCGGTGGATCAGGCCCGTCCGTTGGTCGAGGCGGGTCGGCTCGGCTCGGAGACGCTGGTGCTGGCCGGCGACGGCCCGCTCATCCGCGCGGAGACGCTTCGCACGCTGCTTGAAGCCCATCGAGCTCGCCGAGCCGTGGCGACGCTGGCCACGAGCCAGGTGGCCGATCCGACGGGATATGGGCGCATCGTGCGCCGCGCCGACGGAAGTCTCGACCGTATCGTCGAAGAGCGCGACGCGAGCCCCGAGATCAAGCGGATCCGGGAGATCAACCCAAGCTACTACTGCTTCGATACGGCGCAGCTCTACTCCGCCCTTTCGCGCGTGACCAACACCAATGCCGCGCGTGAGTACTACCTGACCGATGTCTTTGCCCTTCTCGGCGCCGACGGCGGTACGGTCGCGGTCGTCGACGCAGTCCCCGCCGAAGATGTCCTGAGCATCAACACGCCCGAGCAGCGCGACGAGGTCGAAGCGCTCCTCAGCGCTCGCCTCCTGACGATCGACGGTGGCGCTTCGCGTCCGCACCTGGAGGGTCGCCCATGAGCGCCAGCGATCGGGATTCTCTCAAGATCTTCGCGGGCTCCACCGGTCAGGCCCTGGCCGAGGCGATGTGCCGTCATCTCGAACTTCCGCTTGGTGCTGCGGAGACGAAGCGATTCCCCGACGGCGAACTGCTCGTCAAGCTCGACGAAGATGTCCGAGGGCGCGACTGCTTCGTGGTGCAATCGACCTCCGATCCGGTGAACGACAGCCTGGTCGAGCTGCTCATCTTCATCGACTGCCTGCGCCGCGCGAGTGCGAAGCGCATCACCGTGGTCATGCCCTACTTCGGCTATGCCCGGCAGGATCGCAAGGACGAAGGCCGCGTGCCGATCACGGCGAAGCTCGTGGCGAACCTCATCTCGGCTGCCGGCGCGCATCGCGTGCTCTGCATGGATCTGCATGCGGCCCAGATTCAGGGCTTCTTCGACCTCCCGGTTGATCACCTCGCCGCCGCGCCGGTCCTGAGCGACTACTTCATTCACAATCGCGAGCGATTCGGCCGCTGCGTCGTCGTCTCCCCCGATGTCGGCAACGCCAAGGTCGCCAACATGTACGCCGACATCCTCGGCGTCGATCTCGCCATCATCGACAAGCGCCGCAAGAGCGGTTCGCAGGTGGTCATCAAGGGACTCATCGGCGAGGTCGAAGGCTGCGCGGTCCTGATGTTCGACGACATGATTTCGACCGCGGGCACCGTCTGCGAGGCCGCGCAGGTGGTGATGGATGCCGGCGCCGTCGGTGTGCATGTCGCCTGTACCCACGCGCTCATGGTCGGCCCGGCCATCGAGCGCCTGCGCTCGGGCCCCATCGGTCAGGTCGTCGTGACCGACACCATTCCCATCGGGACGAGGCTGGAGAAACTCGGCAGCAAGCTCGTCACGCTCACGGTCGCCCCGCTTCTCGGCGAGGCCGTGCATCGCATCCATCACAACGAATCCGTTTCAGCGCTCTTCCGCAATGGCGTGGGGGTCAAGCGCTGATCGCGTTTTCGACGCGCAGCGCCGCTCCCCTCGACGCCTCGAACCCACACTCAACGCCTTTCACGATCGAAGGAGTTTTCAATGTCCAAGGACACCCCCACCCTCACCGCTCAGCGACGCGATCGCCTGGGCACCCGCTACGCCCGACGCCTTCGTCAGGGCGGTCGCCTCCCCGCCGTCATCTACGGACACAAGACCGATCCTCTCGCCGTGAGCCTCGACGAGAAGGAGGTCCTCACCTCGCTCAAGCGCGGCGCGCATGTGCTGAACATCGCCATCGAAGGCGGCGCCACCGAGACCTGCCTGGTGAAGGAGCTTCAGTTCGGCTACCTCGGTGACAATGTCGTGCATCTCGACCTCGCCCGCGTCGATCTCGACGAAGTCGTGGAGGTCAAGGTGCACCTCAACTTCTTCGGGCAGCCCGAGTCGGCTCGCCGTCCCGGCGCCGTCATGGTGCACGACCTGAACGAGATCGAAGTGCGCTGCAAGGTGCGCGACATTCCCGAGGGCATCCGAGTGGATCTCTCGGCGATGGATGAGGACTTCGCGGCGCGCGATGTGAAGCTGCCCGCCGGCGTCGAACTCGTGACGCCAGCCGACACCCTGGTGAGCCATGTTGAGATCGTCAAGGAGGAGGTCGCCGCATCGCCCGAGGCGGCAGGCGCCGAAGCCGCCGCCGAGCCCGAAGTGCTCACGGCCCGCAAGGACAAGGAAGGCGAAGGCGAGGCGAAGCCGAAGTCATGAAGTTGATCGTCGGTCTCGGCAATCCCGGCCCCGCCTACGAGCGGACCCGACACAATGTCGGGTTCGAGGTGGTGGACCGCGTGGCGCGCCGTCTCGTCGACCCGCAGCGGTCGGTGGCGAAGGCCCGCTTCTCCGGGTTGCTGCTCGAAGCCGACCTCGACGACGAGCGCCTTCTCCTGCTCAAGCCCACCGTCTTCATGAATCGCTCCGGAAGGAGCGTGGCCGAGGCCGTGCGCTTTCACAAGCTCGATCTGGCGAAGGACCTGCTCGTGATCGTGGACGACCTGGCGCTCCCCTGTGGGAGCATTCGGCTTCGTCCCGATGGAGGCGCCGGCGGACACAACGGCCTCTCCGACATCGGCGCCGCGCTCGGAGGATTCAACTGGGCGCGGCTTCGAATCGGCATCGATCCTCCCGGTCAGATTCCCCAGGCCGACTATGTCCTCGGCCGCTTCCGTCCCGATCAGCTCCCCGCGGTGGAGTCGTCAATCGAAGAGTCCGTGGCCGCCAGCCTCTGCTGGGCCACTGAAGGACTCGAGACCGCCATGAATCGTTTCAATCGTCGCTCGAATGCTCCCGGCACGAGCGACCCAACCCCAAAGGCATGACCATGTCAGAGACCCGAGTTCACAACTACGAAGCGTTCGTCCTCTTCCCCCAGTCGGCGGCCGCCGATCTCCAGGGATGCGTCGATCATGTCACCGAGATCATCGCCAACCGCAAGGCGGAGCTGCTCAGCATCGCCAAGTGGGATGAGCGCCGACTCGCCTATGACATTCGAAGCAACAAGCGAGGCCTCTACCTGCTGGCCTACTTCCGCTGCGACACAAAGCTCGTCAATCAGGTTGAGCGCGACTTCACCCTCTCGGAGCGCATCCTTCGGGCCCTCGTGACCCGCTGCGAGCACCTCACCGAGGAGCAGATGCGCAACGCCGAGGCGATGCAGCGCACCCAGGATGAGGCCCGACTGCGCCGCGATCCGGTCGCGACGGCCCCCGAGGGCGTCACGACCGAGGAGACGACGAGCGCCTGAACCGGCAAGGTCGGCGGGGGCGATCGCCCCCGGGTGACCTGGCGTCCGGCGGGGCTCGGGGGCTCCAACTCCGGAAAGAAGGAAAGGCGGCCCACGGCCCGGCCTGACCCGTATAGAATCCGAACATCGCGTCCAGGACGGACGCGTGAGGACGCTTCCGCGGCCTCTCCCAAGGATCAGGGCCGCAAGGCCCACTCTCGAACCGCTTCTGTACGGAGACGACATCATGGCGAACTTCAACAAGGTCATTCTGCTGGGCAACCTCACTCGTGATGTGGAGGTCAAGTCGATTGCCGGGGGGCAGTCGGTCGCGAAGATCGGACTCGCCATGAATCGCCGCTATCGCACGAAGGAAGGCGATGAGCGCGAGGAGACCACCTTCGTCGATTGTGAGGCGTGGGGTCGGACGGCCGAGGTCATGGGCCAGTACCTCCGCAAGGGTCAGCCGGTCTTCATCGAGGGCCGTCTCAAGCTCGACCAGTGGGAGGACAAGGATGGCAACAAGCGCTCCCAGCTCAGGGTGGTGGTCGAGAACTTCCAGTTCGTCGGCGCCCGCGAGAACGGTGGGCGCGATGGGGGTTCCCGTCGTGCCGACGATGGCGGCCGCGATCGCTCCAATTCGCCCTCGTATGAAGCGGCGCATGTCGCGCCACCCGAGTCCGATGTCCCCTTCTGATCGGTGGCACCGAGCCGCTTTACTGCGGTAACGACTTCTGGCACAATACCCGGCTCGCCACGGTCGGGGACCATCGAGGTCCCCGGCCAACACGCTGGGCGTCGTGGCACGCCCTAACTCCCTGAAGGACAGCGAATCATGAACAAGTCGCGCATCGAGCTGCTGCTCAATCGAAATGTCGAGAACCTCGGCATCGTCGGTGATGTCGTCAAGGTGAAGCCAGGCTTCGCCCGCAACTATCTCCTCCCCCATCGCATCGCCGAGCACCCGACCCCTGAGAAGATCGAGGCTCTCAAGGAGGCCCGCGCCAAGGCACAGGCTGAACTCGCGCGGCTCCGCTCCGAGCGCGTCGCACTCATTGAGCGGATCGACTCGGTCACCATCAAGCTCGTCCGAAGCTGCAACGACCAGGGCCTGCTCTACGGGGCCGTCAGTCAGCGTGACATCGCCGACCAGCTCGTGGCCGACGGGTACGGCGTCGACACTCGCGCCGTCCGTCTCGCGAGCCCCATTCGGCGGATCGGCACCTATCACTGCGTCATCCAGTTCGATCGCGATCTCCGCGCCGAGATTCACATCGATGTGCTCCCCGACCGCGCGATCGAGGCATTCACCCAGCAGCAGAGCGCGACCACCGAAGCAACAGAAGAAGCTCCGAAGGATGGCGCTTCCGATGAGGGCGAGCAGGGCGACTCCGCCCCAGGCCGTAAGGGCCCGGCCGACACCGAGGCCGCAGGTGGCAAGGGCGGCAAGGCACGAAAAGGCGAGACTCCGGCCCGCGAAGGCCGATGACGGCAAGCGCCGACGGGAACGATCCCGACCCGGCCCCCACCCGGACTCCCGCCGACGGATTGGCGGGACCCGTGCCGGGGAGTCCGTCCCATCGTCCGGCCCCGCAAGGTCGCCAGGAGCACACGATGCCAACTGTCGTTCTGCGTCGCGAGATCCTTCCTGAAACCCGCCGTTCGCTCACCCACAAGTTCTCGATCGGAAGCCACGAGGGCTATCTCACCATCGGTCTCTTCCCCGATGGTCGTCCCGGCGAGATCTTCATCAAGATGAGCAAGGAAGGGTCGACACTCTCGGGTCTCATCCAGGGCTTCTGCCGCGCCTTCAGCCTCGCCCTTCAGCACGGCCTCTCGGCGAGGGAGGCGGCGGAGCGGTTCCGAGGCATGCGCTTCGAACCGAGCGGCCCCACGAACAACCCGGAGATCCCCGAGGCAACGAGCATCCTCGACTATGTGGCCCGCTACCTCCAGGCGCACTTCGTCGAGGAAGAGCGCCTGCCGCGAGCGCACGAGCGCGCGTAAGTTCGCGCGGCGTCGAGGCGCCCGACGGAGGCCGCGAGACCACTCACTCGACCTTGGGTGACCGCGCGTAAGTTCGCGCGGCATCGGAGCCCCACGGGAACCGCGAAGCAACTCCCTTGCCCATGCGTGACCGCGCGCCAGTTCGCACGGCGTCGAGGCGCCCGACGGAGACCGCGACACAACTCACTCGACTTCGGGCGACCGCGCGTCTCTTCAAGCAGGCCCATTCCTTACGGCCGAACCCGATCGTCTTGCGTCGTCGACGCCGCAATCGGCGCCGCAGCACGCAGGCGCTTGCGCAGGATCGCCAGCAGCGTGGCCCCTTCGCGCGCTGCAGGCTCGGGGCGCCAATAGACCTCGGCGAGCGAAGCACGCTCTTCCGCGGCACTCGTGTTCGCCTTCTTCTCACCCGCGGCGGGCGAGGGCGAGGTCTCAGCCTGCATGAATGGCAGCACCGGCGCTGGTTCCGGAGCCGCGGGCGCCGGCGCGATCACGCTCACTCGGCCTCGCACACCAGCCATCGCCTCCTTCAGCGCCTCGGGCCGCTCGCTCGACACCACGATGTCCTGCTCCCGGCGGACGATTGAACGCACCCCCGCCGCCAGTGCCAGCAGGCGAAGCTCCGCGAGATCGATGAGAACCTTCGCTCGCTCCGGCAGGGCGCCATACGCGCTCTCGAGATCCCGCGCAACCCGCTCAAGCGCCTCGACGCTCTCCGCGAGCGCCACGCGCCGATAGGCCTCGAGGCGCCGATGATCGCTGGGAATGTAGCCGCGCGGAATCGCGCCGAGCAACCCGATCTCGACCTTGACCTCGGCGGGCCTCGGACGGGGCTTCCGCGCGAGCGTCGCCACCGCATCCTCGAGGAGCTGGCAGTACATCTCATAGCCGACGGCGGCGATGTGGCCGCTCTGTTCGGCCCCGAGCAGGTTGCCCGCTCCGCGGATCTCGAGGTCCCGCATCGCAATCTTGAAACCCGCACCGAGCATCGAGTAGTCCTCGATGGCCTTCACGCGCCGCAGCGCCTCCGGTTTCAGCACCTTCTCAGGGTCGAGCAGCAGGTAGCAGTAGGCGCGATGGCTGCTTCGACCGACTCGGCCGCGAAGCTGGTGGAGATCAGCAAGGCCGTAGATCGAGGCGTCATCGATGAACATCGTGTTCGCGCTGGGGATGTCGATGCCGCTCTCAATGATCGTGGTCGAGATCAGCACATCGGCCTCGCGGCGCATGAAGCGCAGCATGACCTCCTCGAGGTCTGACGGGCTCATCTGTCCATGCCCGACAATCAGGCGCGCTTCGGGTACGAGCGTGCGGATCCCGTCAGCCACGCGCTCGATCGATCGCACCCGGTTGTGCACGAAGAAGACCTGCCCCTCGCGCGCCAGCTCGCGCCGGATCGCCTGCTGAATGCGCCGCCCGTTCCATGGAATGACCTCGGTGACGACTGCACGGCGATCGGGAGGGGGCGTCGTCAGTGAGCTGATGTCGCGCAATCCCAGAAGCGCCATGTGCAGCGTGCGCGGGATCGGTGTGGCGCTCAGGGTGAGCACATCACAGGTCACGCGTAGCTCGAGAAGTCTCTGCTTGTGCTCCACACCGAAGCGCTGCTCTTCATCGACGATGACCAGCCCGAGGTCGTGGAAGCGCACATCGGCCGAGAGCAGGCGATGCGTCCCGACCAGCACATCGACCTGCCCGGCGGCGGTCGCCTCGAGCACTTCGCGCTGCTCCGCCGGGCTCTTGAAGCGGCTCACGCTCTCGACGCGGAAGGGAAAGCCGCGAAAGCGCTCGGCGAAGGTTCGTTCATGCTGCTCGGCGAGCACCGTCGTGGGAACCAGCACCGCCACCTGCTTGCCGAACTCAACCGCCTTGAAGGCGGCACGGATCGCCACCTCAGTCTTGCCGAAGCCGACATCACCGCAGATCAGCCGATCCATCGGACGCGACCTCGCCATGTCGCGTTTCGTCGCCTGAATCGCCGAGAGCTGATCGGGCGTCTCCTCCCAGGGAAAGGCCGCCTCGAACTCACGCTGCCACTCGGTGTCGTCGGGATAGCGCACCCCCTGCGTCGCCTCGCGAACGGCCTGGACCCGGAGCAGCTCCGCGGCGAGATCGACGAGCGCCTCACCCACCCGCTCCTTCTGGCTTCTCCAGCGCCGACCTCCAAGCGTCGAAAGGCGCGGCTTCGCGCCACCGGCGCCGATGTACTTCTGCACGAGGTCGACGCGCGCTGCCGGGACATGCAGGCGACCACCGCCATCGAACTCAAGCGTGAGAAACTCCTCGTCGGTGCCGCCGCGCGCTTCGGGCAGCGTCGAGAGACCGGCGTAGCGCGCGATCCCGTGATCGCGGTGCACCACGAAGTCGCCAGGAGCGAAGTGAAGGAAGGCGTCGCGCGAGCGCCCGCCCGCCAGGCTCGGGGCTGCCGCCGTTCGTCGTCGCGGCGTCCAGCGATGGAGAAGCTCGTGCTGCGGCACGACCGCGATCACCGGATCGGGGTCACCCCAGATGAAGCCGCGATGCAGGTGGCGGCGCTCAAGCGTGACGCGCGCCACACCCGAACCACCATGCGCCGCCAGCAGTTCGCGGGAGCGGGCGAGTTCGCCCTCGGAGTCACAGAGGAGCGCGATGTCCATCTCCCTGGCCATCGCACCGAGTTCGGCGAATGCAGCCGCCACCTGCTCGGGAAAGGCGGGAAGCGGCCTCACGGGCAGCGCGAGGTCGGCGCTCCGCACGCCGACAGAGAAGCCGTTGATGTCAACCACCGCTCGGCAGCGGCGCGCAAGCGATTGGAAGACCGCCGGGGGCGCGAAGACGCCGCGCGAATCGTGAATGCGCTCCCAGTAGCCTCGCCCCTGCTCGGTCACCTCGGCCACTTCGGCAATCACAGCCACGCTGCCCTCGGGGAGCAGGTCCATCAGCGGAATCCGCCCGGCATCGCGCTGCATGGAGTCGGCGCCCGCACTGATCAGGAGCGCCTCATCCAGTTGACGGTCGCTCGCCTGCGTCGCCGGATCGACCTCATGAATGCGCTCGATGGTGTCACCGAAGTAGTCGAGTCGCACGGGCACGCCGCCGCCAGCGGGAAAGACATCGATGATGCCCCCGCGCACCGCGAAGTCACCGGCCTGCTCGATCGCCTCGCCTCGCCGATAGCCACCATCGGAGAGCCACTCGATGAGCGCTCGCGGAGGGGCGACATCGCCTGCACGAAGTCGACGAAGAACCTGCCCGAGATGGTCGCCGTCGGGAATGCCCTGCATGAGGGCCGCCATCGGCGCCACGATCACGCGCGGCGTTGCATCGCGTGGTGCCGAACCGCGCCGCTCCGCAAGCAGGCGATCCGCGAGACGAAGACGCACGGCAACGAGATCAAGGGCGCTCCCCCCCTCACCTGGCAGCGACTCGATGGCGGGAAAGAGCTCCGCGACCACACCGAGATCGGTGATCTCATCGGCCATCTCCGCCGCTTCATCGAGGTGGGCCGCGACCAGCAGCACCGTCGCTCGCCCCTGCCGCGCGAGCCACGCCGCCACCACCGTGGTGCTGCTCCCACCCACCCCTCGCACGGTGAACACTCCACCCTTCGCCGCTCGGTCGCCGATGGCCGCGAGCGCCGGATCCGAACCGAGTCGTTCGAACCATGGAGTCATGAGCCGCTCGTCAGATCTCGCAGCCAGGGCCTGATTCGCTCGCGCAGTCGCGGGCCGATGCCGGAGACGCGCTCGATCTCCTCCACGCTCGCCAAGGGCCCTTCGCGCTCACGCGACTCGATGATCCGTCGCGCAAGGGTCGGTCCGACGCCCGGTAGAAGCGTGAGCTCGGCGGCCGAGGCGAGGTTCACATCGACGAGCCATCGATCGGGGTGTTCATGCGCCTCGACACCGTCTCGACGAGGCAGCGTGCGCTCACTCCAGATGGCGCCACGCCACGCGAGCACGCCGAGGAGGCTGATGGCAAGCAGCAGCACCGCGCGTCCACGACGAGCGAAGCGACTGGAGTCATGGCATCCGCCGATCGACGGCGCCCCTCGATCTGCACTCACGACGGCGCTCCCCGTGTTTCAGTTTCGCCCATGCCAACGGCGCCGATCGACGGACCACCACCGCGTGCGACCACCGAGGCGAGGGGACCGAGCGGTTCCCGAAGCCGCTTTCGCAGGGCCGCGAACTTGCCGAGCGACGCCTTGGCGCGGCCAGCGTCATCGAGCAGTCCGGTGCTTCGAGGCAGTCCCATCCCCCTTCCATCGACGAGTCGATCCCAGACAACCGAGGCGATATACGGCTTCGAAAGAGCGATCGGCACGGCGCGCGTGATCCAGCGTGCCTGCGCCTCGGCACTCCACCCCGAGCGCCAGCGGCCGCCGCTTGGATCCTCCTCATGGGATGGGGCCCCGAGCGCCGAGATGAGCACCGGTATCTCCAGCATGAAGAAGCGATCGAGCATCGAGCTGAGCTGCATGAGATCGCGCGTGGTGCGCCCCGCGTGGTGATCACCAAAGACCACCTGCACACCGACGCAATCGGCCTTGATGCCCGCCGAAATCACCTGCTCGAGGTACTCCCATGGCGTGATCGAACCCGCGTGCGCCGCCACGCGCTCGCCGAATGGCTCGACCACCTCGATGAGCGTCCGCGCTCCCTTGCGGCTCTGGCGAACCAGCACCGCGGCGCGCCGAGTCAGGTCGATGCGCTGCTCGGCCTCAAGTGGCGCGAGCTCGTTCATGTGCAGACCGGAGGCGACATTCCAGATCTCCACCATCTCCCGATAGCGGTAGACGACCTGTTCCATGAAGGTCCATGCGACATCCCTCAGGGCCGCTGGATCCCGAAGCGAAGGCAGCGCCCATTCCGGAACGCTGTCAGGAAGAAAGCGCAGCAGCGGTCCGGCGATGATCGGCTTCCCGCTCTGCCGCGCCCAGACCATCCAGCGATCGACCGCGGCGAAGTCGATCGCATCGCGCTTCGGCTGCATCTGACGCCAGTTGGTCGGTACGACCACCACATCGAAGTCGCGCTTTACGATCTCCCCGGCGGTCGCGGGATCAAGCGACGGCTCGATTCGGATGCCGAAGGTGTTGCGGCTCGCCGGTTTCACTCCAAAACGGCGATGGAGAAGGATCTGGGCGTGGGCCATGGCGAGCCGCTCACTCGCGTCAATGGCCGCGACGAGCGCATCGCGATGGCGCGACTCCGATTGCCACGGGTCACCGATGACGCTCGCCTCGACGAAGATCTCCCGAGCCTGCTCCCAGCGATCGAGGGCATCACCCGCAAGTTCGGGATCGAACATGAGCCACTCTTCACTCTTGGCGATGTACTGCTTGATGCGGTGGCGCGCCAACTCCTGATTCAGGCGATAGGGCTCATCGCGAAGCGACAGCAGGCAGGTCTGGAGCAGGTAGCACCCCATCGGGCCGGCGTCGTACTCAAGCGCGAGTGCGGTGGCGCGACTCTCTCTCGGCGCGCAGACAATCATCCCGTCCGCGAAATCGACCGAGCCGTGCAGCGGCCGGTCGTCGCGACCCAGGAGATGCGCGTTCACCAGGGGCCACGACCGTGCCGGGCCCGTCGCGTCGAACACCTCGAAGCGGAGCATCCGCGGCGAGTGTAACCACCACTCGGGGCCCGTAGACTCGGCGTTCATGCACGCGGCCGTCGACGACGCTCTCTTCCGAACCACGCTGCCGCTTCCCGGACGGCGCGAAGGCAAGGTGCGCGACATCTACGAACTTCCCCGCCGCAGCGGCGAGGCGCCGCGCCTGCTCATCGTCGCGACCGATCGAATCAGCGCCTTCGATGTCATCATGCCGACCCCCATTCCCGGAAAGGGTCGTCTTCTCACGCGCCTCTCTCTCTTCTGGTTCCGTTTTCTCCGGGCGCGCGGCGGGATTCCCGACCATCTTCTGGGCGACGATGTCTCGGAGATTCCCGGAGTCGAATCCGCCATGCGAGCGGCCCTCGCCGGCAGGTCGATGATCTGCCGTGCGGCCCGTGTCGTGCCGATCGAGTGCGTGGTGCGCGGCTATCTCGCGGGCAGCGGCTGGAGCGCCTATCGCCGGGAGGGCCGCATCTGCGGCGTTCCCCTGCCCGCGGGACTTCAACTCGCCGATCGCCTCAACGCACCGATCTTCACCCCGGCCACGAAGGCGACCGACGGGCACGATGAGAACATCTCCTTCGAGCAGGCCGCCGACACCGTGGGCGGCAAGGTGATGGAACAGCTTCGAAAATGGTCCATCGATCTCTATCGCGCCGCTGCGAATCACGCGGCGTCACGAGGCATCATTCTCGCCGACACCAAGTTCGAGTTCGGATTCGAGATCGATGCCGATGGCCAGCCGAGCGACCGGCTCATGCTCATCGACGAGGTGCTCACGCCCGATTCGAGCCGCTACTGGCCCGCCGACCGCTGGACTCCGGGGCGCGAGCCTCCCTCCTTCGACAAGCAGTTCCTTCGCGCATGGCTCCTTGAACTTGAAACGAAGGGCCTTTGGGCGCGCACGCCACCCGGCCCGGACCTTCCCCGCGAGGTGGTGCAAGGAACACTTGAGCGCTATCGCGAGGCTCTCGAGCGACTCACGACCAGCGCGTGACGACGCCGGCGGCGGGCGGCCTGAGTGCCGCCTCGACGACATTGCGGAGGAGCATCGCGACCGTCATCGGGCCGACACCACCCGGCACCGGCGTGATGTGCCCCGCCACGCGGCGCGCGGAGTCGAAGTCGACATCGCCCACAGTTCGCAGCTTGCCGTCAGGTCCGGACACTCGGTTGATGCCGACATCGATGACCACTGCGCCAGGCCGCAGCATCTCCCCCGTCACGAGTCCCGCGACGCCCGCCGCCGCAACGATCACTTCCGCCTCTCGCGTGAATGAAGCGAGGTCGGGCGTCCATCGGTTCGTGCTGATGACGGTCGCCTCCTCTCGCATGAGCAGCACGGCGATCGGCTTCCCGACGATGTTGCTCGCGCCGACAACCACGGCGCGCGCGCCCCGAAGAGTGACACCGCTGCGGGCGATGAGCTCAAGCGCCGCGAGCGCCGTACAGGGAAGAAGGCTCCGTCGGCCATAGACGACATTCCCGATGTTCGCCGGGTTGACCCCCTCGACATCCTTGTGCGGATCGATGAGCGCCTGCATCCGCTCCGTGTCGATGCCCTCGGGAAGGGGCAGGTGGAGCATGATGGCATGCACCGCCGCTTCACTGTTCAGGAGCTCGATGCGCGCCGAGATGCGCGCGTCGGATGCACCGGCA encodes:
- a CDS encoding NTP transferase domain-containing protein, whose amino-acid sequence is MPHSATHHASPSAIIMAAGKGTRMKSDLPKVMHPVAGRPMVEWVIDAALEAGAAPVVLVIGHGAELVRSTINRRGGRVEFVVQEPQLGTGHAVDQARPLVEAGRLGSETLVLAGDGPLIRAETLRTLLEAHRARRAVATLATSQVADPTGYGRIVRRADGSLDRIVEERDASPEIKRIREINPSYYCFDTAQLYSALSRVTNTNAAREYYLTDVFALLGADGGTVAVVDAVPAEDVLSINTPEQRDEVEALLSARLLTIDGGASRPHLEGRP
- a CDS encoding ribose-phosphate pyrophosphokinase; translation: MSASDRDSLKIFAGSTGQALAEAMCRHLELPLGAAETKRFPDGELLVKLDEDVRGRDCFVVQSTSDPVNDSLVELLIFIDCLRRASAKRITVVMPYFGYARQDRKDEGRVPITAKLVANLISAAGAHRVLCMDLHAAQIQGFFDLPVDHLAAAPVLSDYFIHNRERFGRCVVVSPDVGNAKVANMYADILGVDLAIIDKRRKSGSQVVIKGLIGEVEGCAVLMFDDMISTAGTVCEAAQVVMDAGAVGVHVACTHALMVGPAIERLRSGPIGQVVVTDTIPIGTRLEKLGSKLVTLTVAPLLGEAVHRIHHNESVSALFRNGVGVKR
- a CDS encoding 50S ribosomal protein L25, translated to MSKDTPTLTAQRRDRLGTRYARRLRQGGRLPAVIYGHKTDPLAVSLDEKEVLTSLKRGAHVLNIAIEGGATETCLVKELQFGYLGDNVVHLDLARVDLDEVVEVKVHLNFFGQPESARRPGAVMVHDLNEIEVRCKVRDIPEGIRVDLSAMDEDFAARDVKLPAGVELVTPADTLVSHVEIVKEEVAASPEAAGAEAAAEPEVLTARKDKEGEGEAKPKS
- the pth gene encoding aminoacyl-tRNA hydrolase produces the protein MKLIVGLGNPGPAYERTRHNVGFEVVDRVARRLVDPQRSVAKARFSGLLLEADLDDERLLLLKPTVFMNRSGRSVAEAVRFHKLDLAKDLLVIVDDLALPCGSIRLRPDGGAGGHNGLSDIGAALGGFNWARLRIGIDPPGQIPQADYVLGRFRPDQLPAVESSIEESVAASLCWATEGLETAMNRFNRRSNAPGTSDPTPKA
- the rpsF gene encoding 30S ribosomal protein S6, giving the protein MSETRVHNYEAFVLFPQSAAADLQGCVDHVTEIIANRKAELLSIAKWDERRLAYDIRSNKRGLYLLAYFRCDTKLVNQVERDFTLSERILRALVTRCEHLTEEQMRNAEAMQRTQDEARLRRDPVATAPEGVTTEETTSA
- the ssb gene encoding single-stranded DNA-binding protein, with product MANFNKVILLGNLTRDVEVKSIAGGQSVAKIGLAMNRRYRTKEGDEREETTFVDCEAWGRTAEVMGQYLRKGQPVFIEGRLKLDQWEDKDGNKRSQLRVVVENFQFVGARENGGRDGGSRRADDGGRDRSNSPSYEAAHVAPPESDVPF
- the rplI gene encoding 50S ribosomal protein L9; translation: MNKSRIELLLNRNVENLGIVGDVVKVKPGFARNYLLPHRIAEHPTPEKIEALKEARAKAQAELARLRSERVALIERIDSVTIKLVRSCNDQGLLYGAVSQRDIADQLVADGYGVDTRAVRLASPIRRIGTYHCVIQFDRDLRAEIHIDVLPDRAIEAFTQQQSATTEATEEAPKDGASDEGEQGDSAPGRKGPADTEAAGGKGGKARKGETPAREGR